The proteins below come from a single Metarhizium brunneum chromosome 1, complete sequence genomic window:
- the EMC1 gene encoding ER membrane protein complex subunit 1, with protein MRRTLQSALLLGLSSLAGAVFKDEVGDIDFHYSLVGLPQVETTFFHRPRKEDKASLLYTLGDVGVIGAINPSNGELIWRHQISHGIANGGGHLRAPEGENWVTSAYGPKVQAWNALTGRNIWDMEFKGVVKDLEILELTESPRKDVLALFDEDGVTVLRRLHGALGTVVWEFRETSKDLPVQVSTNIANIYVLSLHGSPGSYNLKVTSLDMATGARVDHWSVGNKGDIHGAEDVMFVGANSAAPIAAWASRGLSKLSVNVLGTKTKQEFTLPDGTETLRIHAPHLAQSQPHFLLHIGTKTGHKAIVYHTDLKSGQVSKAYELPHLSGPGAFSTSSDAANVYFTRITANDISIVSSESHGILASWPYLPKDGHAAVHAVSEVIKKAGGKEFAIRSAAVTDADDWVLIKNGQVDWTRHEGLSGAVAAVWAEIPEAERLAEVLAEEAHANPVAAYIHRVNRHIADLEHLPAYLARLPQRIIDGISGADLTGHKDGLHRDTFGFSKIVVVATRRGRFYGLDTGRQGKILWSQAVFNVDPGESLAIRGIVAKDAESEVTVVGSNGERATIASATGRILEAHQAGSFTKVASTAVIGDESSQWLLSLGANGLPVPNMPIGTIPNDTIVLRDGSLGVKGVKFTAKDGEVIKDDIWQFQVGKGQKIVDIVSPPSHDPISSIGRVLGDRKVAYKYFNPNTVVVAAIEEATSTLSVHLLDIISGQALASQVYNGVDSTKGLSCAMAENWYACTFFGDYTVNDGTDRTIKGFQVAVSDLYESPEPNDRGPLGDAAEFSSLNPVDTPTGVPLPHVVSQAYVFSQQLKSLSVTQTLQGITSRQLLAYLPDSNSILAVSRHIIDPRRPVDRDPTPAEVEAEALMRYTPQFEIDGRGIVSHELDVLGVQEILATPAVIESTSLLFAYGVDIFGTRAAPSGVFDILGKGFNKVTLVGTVAALFVGVLFLAPVVRRKQIDRRWEAFL; from the exons ATGCGGCGCACTCTCCAATCAGCcctgctgctgggcctgtcGTCGCTCGCAGGCGCAGTCTTCAAAGACGAAGTCGGCGACATCGATTTCCACTACTCCCTCGTCGGTCTGCCCCAGGTCGAGACTACCTTCTTCCACCGACCGCGcaaggaggacaaggccagctTGCTCTACACACTCGGTGACGTTGGCGTCATTGGCGCCATCAATCCCAGCAACGGCGAGTTGATATGGCGCCACCAAATTAGCCATGGAATCGCCAACGGAGGCGGCCATCTCAGAGCCCCGGAAGGCGAGAATTGGGTCACGTCGGCTTACGGACCAAAGGTACAGGCATGGAATGCTCTTACGGGCCGAAATATCTGGGACATGGAATTCAAGGGTGTCGTCAAGGACCTCGAAATATTGGAATTGACCGAATCCCCGAGGAAAGATGTTTTGGCCCTGtttgacgaggacggcgtgaCGGTTCTTCGCCGGTTACACGGCGCTCTTGGCACCGTCGTTTGGGAGTTCCGCGAGACGAGCAAGGACCTGCCTGTCCAGGTCTCGACCAACATAGCCAACATCTACGTGCTCAGTCTACATGGCTCGCCCGGCTCTTATAACCTCAAGGTCACGTCtttggacatggccacggGTGCCCGTGTTGATCACTGGTCCGTCGGCAACAAGGGTGACATCCATGGAGCCGAGGATGTCATGTTTGTTGGCGCCAACTCGGCTGCGCCCATCGCCGCCTGGGCAAGCAGGGGCCTTTCCAAGCTTAGTGTTAATGTGCTGGGCACGAAAACTAAGCAGGAGTTTACTCTCCCCGACGGGACAGAGACTCTTCGTATCCACGCTCCCCATCTCGCCCAGTCTCAGCCTCATTTCTTGCTTCATATTGGCACCAAGACTGGCCACAAGGCCATCGTCTACCACACCGATCTCAAGAGCGGGCAGGTCTCCAAGGCATATGAGCTGCCGCATCTTTCCGGCCCGGGGGCCTTTTCAACCAGCTCCGATGCTGCCAATGTCTACTTCACTCGCATTACAGCCAATGATATTTCGATTGTATCATCCGAGTCCCATGGCATTCTTGCCAGTTGGCCGTACCTGCCCAAAGATGGCCACGCTGCTGTCCATGCGGTTTCCGAAGTCATCAAGaaggccggcggcaaggaatTTGCCATTCGTTCGGCTGCTGTTACTGATGCAGACGACTGGGTTCTGATCAAGAACGGCCAAGTTGACTGGACTCGCCACGAAGGCCTCTCTGGTGCCGTCGCAGCTGTCTGGGCTGAAATTCCCGAGGCAGAGAGACTTGCCGAGGTgctggccgaggaggctCACGCCAATCCTGTTGCCGCCTATATTCACCGCGTCAATCGACACATTGCAGACTTGGAGCATCTTCCTGCTTATCTTGCTCGCCTCCCCCAGCGCATCATCGATGGCATCTCTGGCGCGGATCTTACCGGTCACAAGGATGGGCTTCATCGCGATACATTTGGATTCAGCAAGATTGTCGTCGTGGCTACACGCCGAGGTCGCTTTTATGGCCTCGATACTGGCCGCCAGGGCAAAATCTTGTGGTCACAAGCTGTATTCAACGTGGACCCTGGCGAATCTCTTGCTATCAggggcatcgtggccaaggATGCTGAGAGCGAGGTGACCGTTGTTGGATCCAACGGTGAGCGTGCCACCATCGCGTCCGCCACTGGCAGGATCCTGGAAGCCCATCAAGCTGGATCTTTCACCAAGGTTGCTTCCACTGCCGTCATTGGCGATGAATCCAGCCAATGGCTGCTTTCGCTTGGTGCAAATGGACTTCCAGTACCCAACATGCCTATTGGGACCATTCCTAATGATACTATTGTCCTCCGtgatggcagccttggcgtGAAGGGCGTCAAGTTTACCGCGAAAGATGGCGAGGTCATCAAGGATGATATTTGGCAGTTCCAGGTTGGCAAGGGTCAGAAGATTGTCGACATTGTCAGTCCACCCAGCCACGATCCGATTTCCTCGATTGGGCGTGTTCTCGGAGACCGCAAGGTGGCGTACAAGTATTTCAATCCTAATACCGTTGTGGTTGCCGCCATTGAGGAGGCCACGAGCACCCTTTCGGTTCACTTGCTGGACATCATTTCTGGCCAAGCGCTTGCATCTCAGGTCTATAACGGGGTAGACAGCACCAAGGGCCTGTCGTGTGCCATGGCCGAAAATTGGTATGCGTGCACATTCTTTGGCGATTACACCGTCAACGATGGTACCGACCGAACAATCAAGGGGTTCCAGGTTGCCGTTTCGGATCTGTATGAGTCTCCCGAGCCCAACGACCGTGGGCCCCTCGGAGACGCTGCAGAGTTCTCCTCTCTGAACCCCGTCGACACCCCCACTGGTGTTCCTCTGCCCCATGTGGTCTCGCAAGCATACGTCTTTTCTCAGCAACTGAAGAGTCTGTCTGTCACCCAGACCCTGCAGGGCATCACTAGCCGCCAGCTTCTTGCATACCTGCCAGATAGCAACAGCATCCTTGCGGTGTCCCGACACATCATTGATCCCCGCCGTCCAGTCGACCGCGATCCCACGCCCGCCGAGGTCGAAGCAGAGGCGTTGATGAGGTACACGCCTCAGTTTGAGATTGACGGACGGGGCATTGTTTCACACGAATTAGACGTGCTCGGCGTGCAGGAGATTCTTGCCACGCCAGCCGTCATTGAGAGCACCAGCTTGCTTTTCGCTTACGGTGTAGACATTTTCGGCACCCGAGCCGCTCCTAGCGGCGTATTTGACATTCTGGGCAAGGGCTTCAACAAGGTAACGTTGGTGGGCACCGTTGCAGCCTTGTTTGTTGGCGTTTTGTTCTTGGCACCAGTG GTTCGGAGAAAACAAATCGACAGAAGATGGGAGGCGTTTTTGTAA
- the 3BHD gene encoding 3beta-hydroxysteroid dehydrogenase 2 encodes MALHGKTVLVTGAGGGLGRQIANTFLERGANIVISDISEPRLTQAREEHASRPDRVLVLQADVTDEQSVAQLVAAAARKFGRLDVVVNNAGVMDRFEPAGLCSKATWDAVLAVNLTGPFLVTRHAVAQMTEAQEPPGGLVVNVGSNASLRGLAGGAAYVASKHGLVGLTRNTASYYGRRGVCAVALLLGCMAETNIHDAFADGLHKEGLDRMHHTQPDCAAVPTEHVARYAAFLSEGDTARSANGSCIVINGNWPEV; translated from the coding sequence ATGGCCCTCCACGGCAAGACGGTCCTCGTCACAGGCGCGGGCGGCGGTCTCGGCCGCCAAATCGCAAACACCTTCCTCGAGCGCGGCGCCAACATTGTCATCAGCGACATCAGCGAGCCGCGGCTCACCCAGGCGCGGGAGGAGCACGCCTCCCGCCCAGACAGGGTGCTCGTCCTCCAGGCCGACGTCACCGACGAGCAGTCGGTCGCGcagctcgtcgccgccgcggcccgCAAGTTCGGCCGCCTAGACGTGGTggtcaacaacgccggcgtCATGGACCGCTTCGAGCCCGCCGGCCTCTGCAGCAAGGCGACCTGGGACGCCGTGCTGGCCGTCAACCTGACGGGCCCGTTCCTCGTGACGCGGCACGCCGTGGCGCAGATGACGGAGGCGcaggagccgccgggcgggCTCGTCGTCAACGTCGGCTCCAACGCCTCGCTGAGGGggctcgccggcggcgccgcctACGTCGCCTCCAAgcacggcctcgtcgggctGACCAGGAACACGGCGAGCTACTACGGCAGGAGGGGGGTCTGCGCCGTCGCCCTGCTGCTGGGGTGCATGGCCGAGACGAACATCCACGACGCGTTTGCCGACGGCCTGCACAAGGAGGGGCTGGACCGGATGCACCACACGCAGCCGGACTGTGCGGCCGTCCCGACGGAACATGTGGCGCGGTATGCGGCGTTTCTAAGTGAGGGCGACACGGCGCGGAGTGCCAACGGGAGCTGTATcgtcatcaacggcaactGGCCAGAGGTATAA
- the casA_0 gene encoding Metacaspase-1: MSGYPGQGRYGAAQHHGGGGGFSQGQGPGFGYGYGNYGGPPQGPPQGQYGPPQGNYGPPPGQYNSPPPGNYGPPQGNYGPPPPGPRPPSGPQGYGHSPQPQYARPPPANPPPPGYDAYGYPMQGGTYAYRAQAGPPPPSAPQQFGHGAPQGYTFQYSNCTGRRKALLIGINYFGQKGELRGCINDVHNVSNFLMERYGYKREDMVILTDDQQNPVMRPTKDNMIRAMGWLVKDARPNDALFFHYSGHGGQTEDLDGDEDDGFDEVIYPVDHQQVGHIVDDEIHARMVKPLQPGVRLTAIFDSCHSATAMDLPYVYSTKGVLKEPNLAKEAGQGLLSALGSYARGDMAGVASTVFGFAKTAFKGDDAYNKTMETRTSPADVIMWSGSKDDQTSADATIANQATGAMSWAFITALKQNPKQSYVELLNSVRDILASKYTQKPQLSCSHPLDTNLLFVM, encoded by the exons ATGTCTGGTTAtcctggccaaggacgctACGGTGCTGCGCAGCATCAcggtggcggaggaggtTTCTCTCAGGGTCAAGGTCCTGGCTTTGGCTATGGCTATGGAAACTACGGCGGCCCCCCTCAAGGCCCTCCTCAGGGTCAATATGGTCCTCCGCAGGGGAATTACGGCCCTCCCCCAGGCCAGTACAATTCACCACCTCCCGGTAATTACGGTCCTCCCCAGGGGAACTAtggtcctcctcctcccggcCCGCGTCCGCCATCCGGACCCCAAGGTTACGGCCACAGTCCCCAGCCTCAGTATGCCCGTCCTCCGCCGGCCAATCCACCGCCGCCCGGCTATGATGCTTACGGATATCCGATGCAAGGAGGCACCTATGCCTACCGCGCGCAGGCCGGCCCCCCCCCTCCCAGTGCTCCCCAGCAGTTTGGCCACGGTGCTCCCCAAGGCTATACATTCCAGTACTCCAACTGTACTGGTCGTCGAAAGGCCTTGCTGATCGGAATCAACTACTTTGGACAAAAGGGAGAGCTTCGCGGGTGTATCAACGATGTCCACAACGTGTCCAATTTCTTGATGGAAAGATATGGCTACAAGCGGGAGGACATGGTCATCTTGACCGACGATCAACAAAATCCCGTTATGCGACCTACCAAGGACAACATGATTCGCGCCATGGGATGGCTCGTCAAGGATGCTCGCCCCAACGACGCGCTCTTCTTCCACTACTCTG GCCACGGTGGTCAGACCGAGGatctcgacggcgacgaagacgatggcTTTGACGAGGTCATTTACCCTGTTGATCACCAGCAAGTGGGACATATTGTTGATGACGAAATTCACGCTCGCATGGTCAAACCCCTGCAGCCAGGTGTGCGCTTGACAGCTATTTTTGACTCTTGCCactcggccacggcgatgGACCTGCCATATGTCTACTCTACCAAGGGTGTATTGAAAGAGCCCAACCTTGCCAAggaagctggccaaggcctTCTGAGTGCACTGGGATCCTATGCACGTGGCGACATGGCAGGGGTTGCAAGCACTGTCTTTGGTTTCGCAAAGACTGCATTCAAGGGAGATGATGCATacaacaagaccatggagACCCGAACGTCGCCTGCCGATGTGATTATGTGGTCCGGAAGCAAGGACGACCAGACATC TGCCGATGCCACAATTGCGAACCAGGCAACTGGTGCCATGTCTTGGGCTTTCATTACTGCCCTTAAACAGAACCCTAAGCAGAGCTATGTCGAGCTCTTGAACAGCGTTCGAGATATCCTTGCATCCAAGTATACTCAGAAGCCTCAGCTATCCTGCAGCCATCCACTGG ATACAAACCTGCTTTTTGTCATGTAA
- the spk-1_0 gene encoding Serine/threonine-protein kinase spk-1: MKSFKTLTHSWKTPRAIHPPKSSQIPLPSRTRRHSLHSCAITPGQGPAQAYRDQYHWIDGAESLEKYTRGGYHPVMIGDVLNKRYQIVDKLGHGGYSTVWLARDTQQELYVALKIGISDSRLHETAILKRLSDLKPRTSSDPVASSGYDAIPRLLDEFTVRGPNGTHPCYATTPAQCSLSDASRHSLFRLEVARALSVKLVSAVAYMHSQGYIHGDIHLGNAMLKSPSSLNSLSVEQLYEKYGRPETVAVSRVDGAPLPHNIPEKAVLPLYLGKKAHKISLPETRLILVDFGEAFAPASSTRPCEDCRSPLAARPPEARFEPLSPLSFSADIWTLAITMWKLVAMKPLFSDEFIPPDAVVAQQVDVLGPLPPRWWQLWEQRHQFFDEDGNPTQGEYASPPLGEAFDAWVQKYRNEFNVGVFSQGEKTAFLQLLRQMLSFDPKDRPTAAEVLESDWVVEWARPDFERSIK, encoded by the exons ATGAAGTCTTTCAAGACCTTGACGCATTCCTGGAAAACTCCAAGAGCCATTCATCCTCCCAAAAGCAGCCAAATCCCTTTACCATCCCGCACAAGGCGCCATTCTCTTCATTCATGCGCCATCACGCCAGGACAAGGCCCGGCACAGGCATACCGCGATCAGTATCACTGGATTGACGGCGCCGAGTCCCTCGAAAAATACACACGCGGTGGCTACCATCCAGTAATGATTGGGGACGTACTCAACAAGCGCTACCAAATTGTCGATAAGCTAGGTCACGGGGGATATTCAACCGTTTGGCTTGCGCGCGACACCCAGCAAGAGCTTTACGTCGCCCTCAAAATCGGCATCTCAGATTCGAGGCTCCACGAGACTGCGATCCTGAAAAGGCTCTCCGACCTCAAACCTCGCACCTCGTCAGATCCTGTCGCTTCATCAGGATACGATGCTATCCCCCGGCTCCTCGATGAATTTACCGTCCGCGGCCCCAACGGGACGCACCCGTGTTACGCAACTACTCCCGCCCAATGTTCTCTCAGCGATGCTTCCCGTCATTCCCTGTTCAGGCTAGAGGTAGCAAGGGCTCTATCTGTGAAGCTCGTGTCGGCGGTCGCATACATGCACAGCCAGGGCTATATTCACGGAG ATATTCACCTCGGCAACGCCATGCTCAAATCTCCATCCAGCCTCAACAGCCTTTCCGTCGAACAGCTGTACGAAAAGTACGGACGCCCAGAGaccgtcgccgtctcccgCGTCGACGGAGCCCCTCTGCCGCATAATATCCCCGAAAAGGCGGTTCTGCCACTCTATCTCGGCAAAAAAGCCCATAAAATCTCTCTACCAGAGACGCGCCTGATTCtcgtcgactttggcgaGGCATTCGCTCCCGCGTCCAGCACGCGCCCCTGCGAAGACTGCCGGTCACCGCTGGCCGCCCGACCACCCGAAGCGCGCTTCGAGCCGCTATCACCACTTTCATTCTCCGCCGATATTTGGaccctcgccatcaccatgtGGAAGCTCGTCGCCATGAAGCCCCTCTTTAGTGATGAATTTATTCCACCCGACGCGGTGGTCGCACAGCAAGTAGACGTGTTGGGTCCCTTGCCACCGCGTTGGTGGCAGCTCTGGGAGCAGCGGCATCAATTCTTCGACGAGGACGGAAACCCGACTCAAGGAGAATACGCATCGCCTCCCCTCGGCGAAGCATTCGACGCCTGGGTCCAAAAGTACAGGAACGAATTCAACGTGGGCGTGTTTTCGCAAGGAGAAAAGACGGCGTTTCTACAACTGCTGCGCCAGATGCTGTCGTTTGATCCAAAGGACCGGCCAACGGCCGCAGAGGTGCTAGAGTCAGATTGGGTAGTCGAGTGGGCGAGGCCGGACTTTGAACGGAGCATCAAGTAG